The following proteins are encoded in a genomic region of Triticum dicoccoides isolate Atlit2015 ecotype Zavitan chromosome 1B, WEW_v2.0, whole genome shotgun sequence:
- the LOC119333456 gene encoding aminopeptidase P2-like → MAIEAARLSPSLVAAAFLGRRSPPTPPLLRRLCLLLPRRSLLASASTSSSPASLGGDGRVVALSSSELRKRRSSTSSTPATGEDDKLRSLRRLFARPDIAIDAYIVPSQDAHQSEFIAECFMRRAYLTGFTGSAGTAVVTKNNAAFWTDGRYFLQAEKELSHDWTLMRSGNHGVPTTIEWLNDVLPSGSRVGIDPFLFSSDAAEELKTAISDKNHELILIRDFNLVDEIWGESRPAPPKEPTRVHAIKYAGVDVASKLSFVRSQLDENGCDTVVISMLDEVAWLLNMRGSDVPHSPVFYSYLTVEMSTATLFVDSNKVSEEVLEHLKKAGVKLKSYKAILSDVERLAEKGAKLWLDSSSVNAAIVSVFRSGCDRYMGKRGKTGRQIGKKASSDDPRQNMELNGLYKGSPVTLAKSVKNEAEIRGMKNSHLRDAAALAEFWCWIEEEVRNSVALTEVQVAENLLEFRRKQDGFIETSFDTISGYGANGAIIHYRPTPDSCSSVGSDNLFLLDSGAQYVDGTTDITRTVHFGEPSPRQKECFTRVLQGHIALDQAVFPERTPGFVLDVLARSSLWKIGLDYRHGTGHGVGAALNVHEGPQSISYRYGNLTALQKGMIVSNEPGYYEDNSFGIRIENLLLVKEVNLANSFGGISYLGFEKLTFVPIQRKLIDLPLLSPSEINWVNEYHEQVWEKVSPFLSGNLLNWLLVNTRPL, encoded by the exons ATGGCGATCGAAGCCGCGCGCCTCTCCCCTTccctcgtcgccgccgccttcctcggCCGCCGCTCTCCTCCCACACCCCCTTTACTCCGCCGCCtatgcctcctcctcccccgccgctCCCTCCTCGCCAGCGCCAGCACCTCCTCTTCCCCCGCCTCCTTGGGCGGGGACGGCCGCGTCGTCGCCCTCTCCTCGTCGGAGCTCCGCAAGCGCCGTAGCTCGACATCCTCCACACCAGCGACCGGAGAGGACGATAAGCTGCGCTCGCTTCGTCGCCTCTTCGCGCGCCCGGACATTGCAATCGACGCCTACATCGTTCCCTCCCAGGATGCCCACCAG agcgagttcattgcagaatgcttCATGAGACGTGCCTATCTGACTGGATTTACTGGTAGTGCTGGTACAGCCGTGGTCACAAAAAATAATGCTGCTTTTTGGACCGATGGCCGGTATTTTCTCCAG GCTGAAAAGGAATTGAGCCATGACTGGACACTAATGCGGAGTGGAAATCACGGTGTTCCAACCACTATTGAGTGGTTGAATGATGTCTTACCATCTGGTTCTCGAGTTGGTATTGACCCG TTCCTTTTCTCATCTGATGCTGCTGAGGAATTGAAGACTGCTATTTCTGACAAGAATCACGAGTTAATTTTGATTAGAGATTTTAATCTGGTTGATGAGATATGGGGAGAATCAAGGCCAGCGCCCCCAAAAGAACCTACCAGGGTGCATGCCATCAAGTATGCTGGTGTTGACGTTGCATCGAAGTTATCTTTTGTCAGATCACAGCTTGATGAAAATGGGTGTGACACTGTGGTTATTTCAATGCTTGATGAGGTTGCATGGTTGTTAAACATG AGAGGAAGTGATGTTCCACATTCACCTGTATTCTATAGCTACTTGACTGTGGAGATGAGCACTGCTACATTATTTGTAGATAGCAACAAAGTATCTGAAGAGGTATTGGAGCACCTCAAGAAAGCTGGAGTAAAGTTAAAATCATACAAAGCAATTTTATCTGATGTAGAAAG GCTGGCAGAAAAGGGCGCAAAACTGTGGTTGGATTCTTCAAGTGTGAATGCTGCCATAGTCAGTGTATTTAGATCTGGTTGTGACAGATACATGGGAAAAAGAGGAAAGACAGGGAGGCAAATTGGCAAAAAGGCATCTTCAGATGATCCACGTCAGAATATGGAGTTAAACGGTCTGTACAAAGGCTCACCAGTCACCCTTGCCAAATCAGTTAAAAATGAGGCAGAAATTAGAGGAATGAAGAACTCGCATCTAAG AGATGCTGCTGCTTTAGCAGAATTCTGGTGCTGGATAGAGGAGGAAGTTCGTAATAGTGTGGCTCTTACAGAAGTGCAAGTTGCAGAAAATCTTCTTGAATTTCGCCGAAAGCAAGATGGTTTTATAGAGACAAGCTTCGACACTATTAGTG GTTATGGTGCAAATGGTGCTATAATACACTACAGACCAACTCCGGATAGCTGCAGTTCTGTTGGAAGTGACAATCTCTTTTTGTTAGATAGTGGTGCTCAATATGTTGATGGAACGACTGACATTACAAGGACAGTTCATTTTGGCGAGCCTTCCCCGAGGCAGAAGGAATGCTTCACAAGGGTTTTGCAG GGCCATATAGCTCTAGATCAGGCAGTATTTCCAGAACGAACTCCAGGTTTTGTGCTAGATGTTCTGGCACGATCATCTCTCTGGAAGATTGGGCTTGATTACAGACATG GCACAGGTCATGGAGTTGGAGCTGCACTCAACGTCCATGAGGGCCCGCAGAGCATAAGCTATCGATATGGAAACTTGACAGCTTTACAGAAGGGCATGATTGTAAGCAATGAACCTGgttattatgaagacaattcatttgGCATTCGTATCGAG AATCTGCTTCTGGTGAAGGAGGTTAATTTAGCCAATTCTTTTGGCGGCATTTCATACCTGGGCTTTGAGAAACTAACTTTTGTTCCGATTCAG